The following are encoded in a window of Kitasatospora sp. NBC_01250 genomic DNA:
- a CDS encoding Lrp/AsnC family transcriptional regulator, giving the protein MESDRYDDLDRQLVHSLQIDGRAPFSAIAAVLEVSDKTVARRYARLRSRGAVRVAGTTDPHALGEVVWFLRVRCAPDASVAVAEALARRSDTSWISLTSGGTEVVCIVQADSEQQSEALLLHRLPRTPRVEGITAHCVLHHFFGGPASLITKHGPLSGDQIARLQPPPARHRPGGVHLDADDQRLLAVLAADGRAGYEDLAAATGWSPSTVRRRMAELRECGALYFDVEYDWPIFGLLVRSLLWLSVAPAHLEATGRELAGHPEVAFVAATTGPSNLCASLISADRHALYAYLTTRIAGLPGITQVETAPVIRTLKRGVPRRHLP; this is encoded by the coding sequence GTGGAATCCGACAGGTACGACGATCTGGACCGCCAGCTCGTCCACTCCCTCCAGATCGACGGGCGGGCACCGTTCAGTGCGATCGCAGCCGTTCTGGAGGTGTCGGACAAGACCGTCGCGCGCCGCTACGCGCGGCTGCGCTCGCGCGGCGCGGTGCGGGTGGCCGGGACCACCGATCCGCACGCGCTCGGTGAGGTGGTCTGGTTCCTGCGGGTGCGCTGCGCACCCGACGCCTCGGTGGCGGTCGCCGAAGCGCTGGCCCGGCGCTCCGACACCTCCTGGATCAGCCTCACCTCCGGCGGCACCGAGGTCGTCTGCATCGTCCAGGCCGACAGCGAGCAGCAGAGCGAGGCGCTGCTGCTGCACAGGCTGCCGCGCACCCCCCGGGTCGAGGGGATCACCGCGCACTGCGTGCTGCACCACTTCTTCGGCGGACCGGCGAGCCTGATCACCAAGCACGGGCCGCTCTCGGGCGACCAGATCGCCCGGCTGCAGCCGCCGCCGGCCCGGCACCGCCCGGGCGGGGTGCACCTGGACGCGGACGACCAGCGGCTGCTCGCGGTGCTGGCCGCCGACGGCCGCGCCGGATACGAGGACCTGGCCGCGGCCACCGGCTGGTCGCCCAGCACCGTGCGACGACGGATGGCCGAGCTGCGCGAGTGCGGCGCGCTGTACTTCGACGTCGAGTACGACTGGCCGATCTTCGGCCTGCTCGTCCGCAGCCTGCTGTGGCTCTCGGTGGCGCCCGCCCATCTCGAAGCCACCGGACGGGAGCTGGCCGGCCATCCGGAGGTCGCCTTCGTCGCCGCGACCACCGGCCCCTCCAACCTGTGCGCGAGCCTCATCAGCGCCGACCGGCACGCGCTCTACGCGTACCTGACCACCCGGATCGCCGGGCTGCCGGGCATCACCCAGGTGGAGACCGCGCCGGTGATCCGCACGCTGAAGCGGGGCGTGCCCCGGCGGCACCTCCCCTGA
- a CDS encoding FAD-dependent monooxygenase, with the protein MDTDVLVVGAGPTGLMLTHELRVAGVSAVVVDRLPERSELSRAGGVHPRTMEVLDQRGLLEPLLATGDYPVSPGHFAGRLFDPADHDSRLPGRFIPQTVVEDFLTDRLAGHGVGVRRAHELVGLAADEDGVTATLRHGSTTRTVRSAFLVAADGAHSTVRRLLGIAFPGRPGTDTALVADVRLRDTRPSRPAAAGQSHTTAADGSWAMQFPLGGDLRRLALGGPAHSLPREIPVTEEEIRAGLRTVYGPGVDLVEQRYTYRITNAARQVADYRHGRVFLAGDAAHIHLPIGGLGMNTGLQDAVNLGWKLAAAVHGWAPQGLLDSYQSERHPVAAGVLRIVQAQSLLMDWAGTGGPDVAATRELFDTLLQLPDTRRHLAARMAGLDIRYPMPGAPGHPLLGRRAPDLDLTGAQGPVRLHALLRAGRGLLLDPSGGSDLAAVARGWKDRVDRVPTSTATDALLIRPDGHVCWAAAQPYPSEPLAGALRRWFGEG; encoded by the coding sequence ATGGACACCGACGTTCTCGTGGTGGGAGCCGGTCCGACGGGACTGATGCTGACCCACGAACTGCGGGTGGCCGGGGTGTCGGCGGTGGTCGTCGACCGGTTGCCCGAGCGCAGCGAGCTGTCGCGGGCCGGCGGGGTGCACCCGCGCACGATGGAGGTCCTGGACCAGCGCGGCCTGCTGGAGCCGCTGTTGGCCACCGGCGACTACCCGGTGAGCCCCGGTCACTTCGCCGGCCGGCTCTTCGATCCCGCCGACCACGACAGCAGGCTGCCCGGACGGTTCATCCCGCAGACCGTCGTCGAGGACTTCCTCACCGACCGGCTGGCGGGGCACGGCGTCGGTGTCCGCCGGGCGCACGAGCTGGTCGGGCTGGCGGCCGACGAGGACGGCGTCACCGCGACCCTGCGCCACGGCAGCACCACCCGCACCGTGCGCTCGGCGTTCCTGGTCGCGGCGGACGGCGCGCACAGCACCGTCCGCAGGCTGCTGGGGATCGCCTTCCCCGGCAGGCCCGGCACGGACACCGCGCTCGTGGCCGACGTGCGGCTGCGCGACACCCGGCCCTCGCGGCCCGCGGCTGCCGGCCAGTCCCACACGACCGCCGCGGACGGGAGCTGGGCGATGCAGTTCCCGCTCGGCGGGGACCTGCGCCGGCTCGCGCTCGGCGGCCCGGCGCACTCGCTGCCCAGGGAGATCCCGGTGACCGAGGAGGAGATCCGCGCGGGCCTGCGCACCGTGTACGGGCCGGGCGTGGACCTGGTCGAGCAGCGCTACACGTACCGGATCACCAACGCCGCCCGCCAGGTGGCGGACTACCGGCACGGCCGGGTGTTCCTGGCCGGCGACGCCGCCCACATCCACCTGCCGATCGGGGGCCTGGGCATGAACACCGGCCTCCAGGACGCGGTCAACCTCGGCTGGAAGCTCGCCGCCGCCGTGCACGGCTGGGCACCGCAGGGCCTGTTGGACAGCTACCAGAGCGAGCGCCATCCGGTCGCGGCCGGCGTGCTGCGCATCGTCCAGGCGCAGAGCCTGCTCATGGACTGGGCCGGCACCGGCGGTCCGGACGTGGCCGCGACCCGCGAACTCTTCGACACCCTGCTCCAACTGCCCGACACCAGGCGCCACCTGGCCGCCCGGATGGCCGGACTCGACATCCGGTACCCGATGCCCGGGGCGCCCGGCCACCCGCTGCTGGGCCGTCGCGCGCCCGATCTCGACCTGACCGGCGCGCAGGGCCCGGTGCGCCTGCACGCGCTGCTGCGGGCGGGCCGGGGCCTGCTGCTCGACCCCAGCGGCGGCTCCGACCTCGCCGCGGTCGCCCGGGGCTGGAAGGACCGCGTCGACCGGGTCCCGACCAGCACGGCCACCGACGCGCTGCTGATCCGCCCGGACGGCCACGTCTGCTGGGCCGCGGCCCAGCCGTACCCGTCGGAGCCGCTGGCGGGTGCCCTGCGGCGGTGGTTCGGCGAGGGCTGA
- a CDS encoding carboxylate-amine ligase: protein MAVSMGVEEEFHIVDVESRMLVARAQDVLDRLPRRGFVTEFLQSVVESNSGVHGSLEALYADLAHSRRTLSEAAAGLGLAIVAAGTAPLARAGVVDATPHPRYLHMADEYRVVADEQLICGGQFHVDVPDRDTAVRAMCVISAWLPTLLALSASSPFWLGADTGYASWRTLLWQRWPTSGPAGCFDSAAEYDAAVTRLVRSGVISDAGMVYYDLRPSAHQQTLELRICDACPRVETVVMIAGLYRALVVDACAAVRGADGCRHARPQWLRAMTWRAARSGLGGELVDPTTGLAEPARAVVRRMLARLRPTLEELGDWEIVSAVAEETLALGDAAHQVRRVAAAGDLTAAVDFLVDRTHAHPRGIGAATEVSRHVRAEW, encoded by the coding sequence ATGGCCGTGTCGATGGGAGTCGAGGAGGAGTTCCACATCGTCGATGTGGAGAGCCGGATGCTGGTGGCACGGGCCCAGGACGTGCTGGACCGCCTGCCACGGCGCGGCTTCGTCACCGAGTTCCTGCAGTCGGTGGTCGAGTCCAACAGCGGCGTGCACGGTTCGCTGGAGGCGCTCTACGCCGATCTGGCCCACTCCCGGCGGACCCTCTCCGAGGCCGCCGCCGGGCTGGGCCTGGCGATCGTCGCCGCCGGCACCGCGCCGCTGGCCAGGGCGGGCGTGGTGGACGCCACCCCGCACCCCCGCTACCTGCACATGGCCGACGAGTACCGCGTGGTGGCCGACGAGCAGCTGATCTGCGGCGGGCAGTTCCACGTGGACGTGCCCGACCGCGACACGGCCGTCCGGGCGATGTGCGTGATCTCGGCCTGGCTGCCCACCCTGCTGGCGCTGTCGGCCAGTTCGCCGTTCTGGCTCGGCGCGGACACCGGTTACGCCAGTTGGCGGACACTGCTGTGGCAGCGCTGGCCCACCAGCGGTCCGGCCGGCTGTTTCGACTCGGCGGCCGAGTACGACGCGGCCGTGACGAGGCTGGTGCGCTCCGGAGTCATCAGTGACGCCGGGATGGTCTACTACGACCTGCGGCCCTCCGCACACCAGCAGACGCTCGAACTGCGGATCTGCGACGCCTGCCCCCGGGTGGAGACGGTGGTGATGATCGCCGGACTGTACCGCGCGCTGGTGGTGGACGCCTGTGCGGCCGTGCGGGGAGCCGACGGCTGTCGGCACGCCCGGCCGCAGTGGCTGCGGGCGATGACCTGGCGGGCCGCCCGCTCGGGGCTGGGCGGCGAACTGGTCGACCCGACCACCGGGCTGGCCGAGCCGGCCCGGGCCGTGGTCCGCAGGATGCTGGCGCGGCTGCGGCCGACGCTGGAGGAGCTCGGCGACTGGGAGATCGTCTCCGCGGTGGCGGAGGAGACCCTGGCCCTGGGGGACGCCGCCCACCAGGTGCGGCGCGTCGCCGCCGCCGGCGACCTGACGGCGGCCGTCGACTTCCTGGTCGACCGGACCCACGCGCATCCGCGCGGTATCGGTGCTGCAACGGAGGTGAGCCGGCATGTGCGGGCTGAGTGGTGA